CTGTTAATGCGATATCTTCAGCATTCATACCAGATTCGATTGCTAAACCTAATTCAGAGATAAGATCAGACGCACCAGTACCTACAACTTGTGCACCGATTAAAGTACCATCTTCTTTAAGTGTTAACAATTTAACAAATCCAGTAGTATCATCTAATGATAAAGCACGGCCGTTAGCAGCGTAAGGGAATTTAGAAGCTTTATAATCCAAGCCTTCTTCTTTAGCTTGTGCTTCATTATAACCTACTGTTGCTAATTCTGGTTCAGTGAAACATACAGCTGGCATACCGATATAGTCTACTGCAGATTTTTCACCTGAGATAGCTTCAGCAGCAACTTTACCTTCATAGCTTGCTTTATGTGCAAGTGGTAAACCAGGAACGATGTCACCGATTGCAAAGATATTTTTAACTGATGTACGGCTTTGATCGTCAACTTCTAATAATCCGCGGTCTGCAAATTTGATGCCGACTTCTTCAAGACCCATTTCATCAGTATTCGGACGGCGTCCAACAGTAACTAATACATAATCAGCTTCGATTGATTTTTCTTCGCCTTTAGCTTCGTAAGTTACTTTAACGCCATCTGCAGTTTCTTCAGCAGATTTAGCCATTGCTTCAGTAACAATTTCAATACCTTTTTCTTTCATTTTTTTCTTAACTGGTTGAGTCATTTGTTTTTCGAAGCCGCCTAAGATATCTTTAGCACCTTCTAAAATTGTAACTTCTGTACCGAAGTTCGCAAATGCTGTGCCCAATTCAGAACCAATGTAACCGCCGCCTACTACGACTAATTTTTTAGGAGCTTCTTGTAAGTTTAAAGCACCTGTTGAGTCGATAACACGTTCGCCAAATTTGAAATTAGGAATTTCAATTGGTCTAGAACCTGTAGCAATGATTGCATTTTTGAAGTTGTAAGTTTGTGCACTTTTTTCATCCATAACGCGTAAGCTGTTGCTGTCGTGGAAGTAAGCTTCACCTTTAACAATTTCAACTTTGTTTCCTTTTAATAATCCTTCAACGCCGCCTGTTAATTTGTTAACAACAGATTTTTTGAAGTCTTGTACTTTGTCGAATTTAAGCTCAACATCTTTAGCGATAATACCTAAGTTATCTGAATGTTGTGCTTCTTGGAATACGTGTGAAACGTGCAATAATGCTTTAGATGGGATACATCCTACGTTAAGACATACACCGCCTAATTCGCCTTTCTCAACGATGGTAACTTTTTGTCCTAATTGTGCTGCGCGAATTGCTGCAACATAACCCCCTGGACCTGCTCCGATTACAATAGTATCTGTTTCAATTGGAAAATCACCAACTACCATGTTTTACCCCTCCATTAATAATAATTCTGGATTATTTAATAAACGTTTGATGTGATTCATTGCGTTTTGACCAGTAGCGCCATCAATTTGTCTATGGTCAAAGCTTAATGATAATGCTAATACAGGTGCTGCTACAATTTCCCCATCCTTAACAATAGGTTTTTGAGCAATACGGCCGATTCCTAAAATAGCTACTTCTGGGTAGTTAATTACAGGAGTGAACCATTGACCGCCTGCAGAACCGATGTTACTGATTGTGCATGAAGCACCTTTCATTTCGTCTGAAGTCAATTTACCATCACGTGCTTTAACAGCAAGTTCATTGATTTCATCTGAAATTTCGAACATTGATTTGCGATCAGCGTGTTTAACGACTGGTACTAATAGACCACGTTCTGTATCAGCAGCAATACCGATATTCCAGTAATGTTTGTTTACTACTTCACCGTTTTCTTCGTCAAATTCAGAGTTTAATGCTGGGTATTTTTTAAGCGCTGAAACTAAAGCTTTCACAACATAAGGTAAGAATGTTAATTTAGTACCTTGTTCCGCAGCAATTTCTTTGAATTTTTTACGGTGATCCCATAAAGCTTGTACTTCTACTTCGTCCATTAATGTTACATGAGGCGCAGTATGTTTAGAGTTTACCATAGCTTTTGCAATTGCTTTACGCATTGCAGGGATTTTTTCGCGTGTTTCTGGGAATTCGCCTTCAGCTGATACAGGTGCTGATTGTGCTGATGAAGTATCTGCTGATGCAGCTTCGCTTGATGTAGCGCTTTCATCAACGCTTGAGCTAGTATCTCCGCTTAAGTATGCTTCTACGTCTGCTTTTGTAATACGTCCGTTTTTACCAGTGCCTTTAACAGCTTTGATATTAACGTCGTTATCACGTGCAAATTTACGAACAGAAGGCATTGCTTTCACAACGCGGTTTTCGTCAATTTCTTCATCTTGTGCTGGTGTTTGCGGTGCATCGCCAGAAGCTGTTTCAGTTCCTTCTTCTGAAACTGTTGCTGCTTGTTGTTTAGTTTCTTGTTGTTCTGATGCTTCATCTTTGCTGTCGTCATGGCTGTGTCCGCCTTTGAATGACATTTCTTCAGCATCTGGTGCATCAATTTTAACAATTGTATCACCCACAACTGCTACTGTACCTTCGTCAACTACTACTTCTTCAATAGTACCTGAAACCGGAGAAGGAATTTCTACAACTGATTTATCATTTTGAACCTCAGCTAAGATATCATCTTCTTCAATTTCGTCTCCAGCTTTAACAAACCACTTTACAATTTCACCTTCGTGGATACCTTCACCAATATCGGGTAATTTAAATTCAAATGCCACGTTCTTGTCCTCCTAAAAGTCAATTTAAGTCTTATAAACTAGTACAAAGAACAAAATTTGAAACAAAGTGTCATTTATTCAAGCTATAACCCTTGAGCCGACAGTCATACTGAAATCAAATCAATATATTGTTCTAGTTTATATTCTGACATAAAACTTGATTCCGTTTCAACGAAATCTATCTTCAATTTATCATTTTACTTCTCGGACAAACCATTTGCCCTTGCACTACTTAATAGCTGCAAGGACAGAAATGTTTTGTCAAACCTTCAGATAGCTGTTCTTAGTTGTCATCTACCCGAAAGCTATTGTTAATATGCCGATTCATTTTCTAATTGAACACAATTAGAAGTTTAAAGTTGCGTTAGCTTGTTCGATGATATCGTTTTTGTTTGGTAACCAAACGTTTTCAGCTTCTGTAAATGGATAAACAGTATCAGCTGCTGCAACACGTGCAATCGGAGCTTCTAATGAAAGAATAGTACGTTCAGCTAATTCAGCTGCAACTTGAGCACCGACACCTGCTTGGCGTTGTGCTTCTTGTACTACTACAGCTCGACCTGTTTTTTCAACAGAAGCCACTAATGTTTCATAATCAACCGGTTGAACTGTACGCAAGTCGATCACTTCTACAGAAACACCGTCTTTTTCAAGTTCTTCAGCTGCTTTTAATGATTCTTGAACCATTGCGCCATAAGCGATAACAGTAAGGTCTGTACCTTCTTTTTTCACTTTAGCTTTTCCAAGTTCAATTTCATATTCTTCTTCCGGAACTTCTTCACGGAATGAACGATATAATTTCATATGCTCTAAATATACAACTGGGTCGTTGCTTTTAATTGCAGAGATTAATAAACCTTTTGCATCGTATGGGTTAGAAGGGATAACTACAGTCAATCCTGGAGATTGAGCTAAAATACCTTCTAAGTTATCAGCGTGAAGCTCTGGAGTATGCACACCACCGCCGAATGGTGTACGGATTGTTACAGGTGCTGATTTAGTGTCGCCTGAACGGAAACGTGTACGTGCAATTTGTCCAGCTACAGAGTCGAATACTTCAAATACGAAACCTAAGAATTGGATTTCCATTACTGGACGGAAACCTTCAGCAGATAAACCTAATGCTAAACCGCCGATTCCTGATTCAGCTAATGGAGTATCGAATACACGATCTTCACCGAATTCTTTTTGTAAACCTTCCGTTACACGGAATACGCCACCGTTAACACCAACGTCTTCACCAAAAACTAACACATTTTCATCATTTTGCAGTTCAGTTTTAAGTGCGTTGTTAATTGCTTGTACCATTGTCATTTGTGCCATGGTTTACTTCGACTCCTTCTCTTTGTAATTTTCATATTGTTCTGCCAAGTTAGATGGCATTTCTTCATACATGATATCCATTAAGTCAGTCACTGTTTGTTTTTCAACTTTGTCAGCTTCTTTGATTGCTTTCTTAATGTCATCTTTAGCTTGATCCATAACTGCAGTTTCTTTCTCTTCAGACCATAAA
Above is a genomic segment from Staphylococcus piscifermentans containing:
- a CDS encoding alpha-ketoacid dehydrogenase subunit beta is translated as MAQMTMVQAINNALKTELQNDENVLVFGEDVGVNGGVFRVTEGLQKEFGEDRVFDTPLAESGIGGLALGLSAEGFRPVMEIQFLGFVFEVFDSVAGQIARTRFRSGDTKSAPVTIRTPFGGGVHTPELHADNLEGILAQSPGLTVVIPSNPYDAKGLLISAIKSNDPVVYLEHMKLYRSFREEVPEEEYEIELGKAKVKKEGTDLTVIAYGAMVQESLKAAEELEKDGVSVEVIDLRTVQPVDYETLVASVEKTGRAVVVQEAQRQAGVGAQVAAELAERTILSLEAPIARVAAADTVYPFTEAENVWLPNKNDIIEQANATLNF
- a CDS encoding dihydrolipoamide acetyltransferase family protein, with translation MAFEFKLPDIGEGIHEGEIVKWFVKAGDEIEEDDILAEVQNDKSVVEIPSPVSGTIEEVVVDEGTVAVVGDTIVKIDAPDAEEMSFKGGHSHDDSKDEASEQQETKQQAATVSEEGTETASGDAPQTPAQDEEIDENRVVKAMPSVRKFARDNDVNIKAVKGTGKNGRITKADVEAYLSGDTSSSVDESATSSEAASADTSSAQSAPVSAEGEFPETREKIPAMRKAIAKAMVNSKHTAPHVTLMDEVEVQALWDHRKKFKEIAAEQGTKLTFLPYVVKALVSALKKYPALNSEFDEENGEVVNKHYWNIGIAADTERGLLVPVVKHADRKSMFEISDEINELAVKARDGKLTSDEMKGASCTISNIGSAGGQWFTPVINYPEVAILGIGRIAQKPIVKDGEIVAAPVLALSLSFDHRQIDGATGQNAMNHIKRLLNNPELLLMEG
- the lpdA gene encoding dihydrolipoyl dehydrogenase, with translation MVVGDFPIETDTIVIGAGPGGYVAAIRAAQLGQKVTIVEKGELGGVCLNVGCIPSKALLHVSHVFQEAQHSDNLGIIAKDVELKFDKVQDFKKSVVNKLTGGVEGLLKGNKVEIVKGEAYFHDSNSLRVMDEKSAQTYNFKNAIIATGSRPIEIPNFKFGERVIDSTGALNLQEAPKKLVVVGGGYIGSELGTAFANFGTEVTILEGAKDILGGFEKQMTQPVKKKMKEKGIEIVTEAMAKSAEETADGVKVTYEAKGEEKSIEADYVLVTVGRRPNTDEMGLEEVGIKFADRGLLEVDDQSRTSVKNIFAIGDIVPGLPLAHKASYEGKVAAEAISGEKSAVDYIGMPAVCFTEPELATVGYNEAQAKEEGLDYKASKFPYAANGRALSLDDTTGFVKLLTLKEDGTLIGAQVVGTGASDLISELGLAIESGMNAEDIALTVHAHPTLGEMSMEAAEKAIGLPIHTM